Proteins encoded in a region of the Salvelinus fontinalis isolate EN_2023a chromosome 17, ASM2944872v1, whole genome shotgun sequence genome:
- the LOC129814380 gene encoding calcium-activated potassium channel subunit beta-2-like: MFFVTGAKSAGGASSGGGATRSIYQKFRDVDRLDKKTVTALKAGEDRAILLGLAMVIASIMMYFVLGITILRSYASSVWTEESVCIVVNSTITADVNCSYSCGSDCWRGSKYPCLQVYVSVNTTGRLSRLSHNEESWDSNFECFYVPKCQKDTAAMHHMIVNISERLKPHQQVPCYYDPSDQQESALLTRLYGHSAVFYSLFWPSCMLTGGTAIIFMVKLTQYLSIMCEQVVKIKR, from the exons ATGTTCTTTGTGACAGGTGCCAAAAGTGCAGGAGGGGCATCATCAGGAGGAGGAGCGACGAG GTCCATCTACCAGAAGTTCCGGGATGTTGACCGGCTGGACAAGAAGACGGTGACGGCTCTGAAAGCTGGGGAGGACCGGGCTATTCTCCTGGGCCTGGCCATGGTCATTGCGTCGATCATGATGTACTTTGTCCTGGGCATCACCATACTACGCTCTTACGCAAGCAG TGTGTGGACAGAGGAGAGTGTCTGTATCGTGGTCAACTCCACCATCACGGCAGACGTGAACTGCTCTTACAGCTGTGGCTCGGACTGCTGGAGAGGCTCCAAGTACCCCTGTCTGCAGGTCTACGTCAGTGTCAACACCACGGGCAGGCTCAGCCGCTTATCTCACAACGAGGAGAGCTGGGACTCCAACTTTGAG TGTTTCTATGTACCAAAGTGCCAGAAGGACACTGCAGCCATGCACCACATGATCGTGAACATCTCAGAACGCCTGAAGCCGCACCAGCAGGTGCCCTGCTATTACGACCCCAGCGACCAGCAGGAGAGCGCCCTCCTGACCCGACTGTACGGCCACAGCGCTGTCTTCTACTCGCTCTTCTGGCCCTCCTGCATGCTCACGGGGGGCACTGCCATCATCTTCATGGTCAAACTCACCCAGTACCTCTCCATTATGTGTGAGCAGGTAGTCAAGATCAAGAGGTGA